The genomic stretch CAGACTTTAACTAATACACTCACACACCTGTACCAAGTAGTTACCCAATTTTTcaataatatagaaaaacatacaaaaactgATGTCCCAAGAATTGTATTGGTAATGATGGAAAGTTATTTGGAAGTAAAAGAATCATCTCTACCTCATCACagaacacacacattcatattctctctctttctctccctcaaaACATACAGCCTTGAACTTTACGCATTCATGTATCTCAAGTAGCCAATTTTACAGTTATTCCAAGTATTTCACTTCAGCAATGAACTTCAAATATATCgtgaaagatggaaaataagtAACTTTTCATGAAGTCCTTGGATAACTTGACTTTTAAGTCTCTCATGTAAGAATTCATCTTATTGCAAggtttcctttatttctaataaaataaaaggaggagcTAAGTATGGAATACAATGATactaaattttattgatatttgcaGTTTGCCAGGAAGTGTGCCAAGATCCTTCCCATAATTCTGTACCCTGTCCCCACTTCTCCAGAGGCAATCCTCAAACTATCCACATTCCCATCACCCATGGTCTTGTTCCACATGCACATTCCTGACACTCCACATGAATGAAGTACTATCTCTGAGGACTGGACCAAGGGGCCTGTGATCCCATGAACTCTCTGTGCTTCTCATGCACTGTCCAGTTCGTGAACCATCTAGATGCTCCCTCTAATCTCCTCATGGTATCCCATTCACCTTGCCAAGGGCACAACTATGGATTTGTCTGGACTATGTTATGTGAAAGGATGCTTTCTGAATGACAACTTGGAAaggtcttttctcttttgaaacaaCACCCAGGGAAAATATACTCATCTATCTGTCTCTAGGAACCATGTTGGAATATGACACCTGCCATCAGTCCAGGCACCCAGTGACCACCAGGGGAACCAGCACCAGAATGGTGCTCACTCATGGAAGGCGAATGAACCTTACTGTGCTGGGCCTGCAGGTATATCCTCTGAACTCTAATTTATGCAAATTGTCTTCTTAGTTCTTTGAGCAAATTGAGtgacagcattttttttcttattggatATAGAGTCATCCTCACACATGAAGTTCGAATATTTCATAATCGTGTCAAATCCTGGGGACAGAATGCACACTAATTTCATGAATGAGAAGCCAAGTGCAGTGGGCACTGCTGGTGCTGTGCAGACAGAACATGTACCAACCACTGAGTCCACCCTTGCTGAAACCAGGGTTGACTGACAGCAAAGAATACTGCTGTGCTCCCTGGAGAAATAAATACCCAAGCCCAACAGAAGCCCCAGGGAAAAATCTCAGGATGCCATAGGACTATAAAACAGATCTTAAGTGGGCATATTTTGGGAAGCCATAAATTGGCACTATCCCTAGGCTGAGGAAGAGGCTATTCCTTCAGCTATAGTAAAATCCTTGCTTAGCATCTTGTCCTACTGTGCTAATATTCTCCTGAGAATTCCACCACCACCCCACTAAAATCACCATAACAATCATTTGCTCAGAGTCCGTTTCTATGGAAGCCAACAAAGATATCAATCTCAGAAAGGTCACATGAATTTTCAATCTTTCCTGTGCTATAGAAGGCCCAAGTCAGGTTTCAAACCTAAGTTGGAACATCCTTAACCTTTATGCCATCCAATCACCATAGTATAAGAATTGTGGCTTGCCCAGTGTCCCTGCACACTGACATTTACTAGAAGCCCAAGCACAAAGCAAATGACACAGTCACCAAAAAAGACGTTTAATGATGAGATTCCTCAAGGCCtccttcatgtccctgttcctcaggctgtagataaaggggttcagcattgGGGGGACCACAGTGTACACCACTGAGGCTGCTGCAGTATTGGTGAATGAGTCAGTCACTGCAGAGCTAATGTACACCCCACAATCCATCCCATAGAACAAAGAGACCactgagaggtgagacccacaggtggaaaaggcttcaTGCCTTCCCCCAGCTGAGGACATTCTCAGAATAGAAGAGACTATTTTAATGTAAGAGTAAATAATCCCAAGAATAGGAACTCCACACACTATACTAGATACTAAATAGAATAGGATGTTATTGATGAGGGTATCAGAACAGGACAGCTTGATGACCTgatcaagttcacagaagaagtggggaatctccaggtctgtgcagaaggacaacCTCAGCACCATCAGACTGTGCAGCAGGGCATCTACAATGCTGATGGACAAGGACAACAGGATCAACAGGACACACAAGTGAGGATTCATGATGACTGAGTACCTGAGTagatggcagatggccacataacgGTCATAAGCCATTGCTGCAAGGAGAAAGTTTTCCATTCCAGCAAAAACCAGGACTAAGCAGACCTGGGTGAGGCAGCCTGCGTAACTGATGGTCTTGCTCTGTCTCTGGATGTTCATCAGCATCTTGGGGACCGTGGTAGAGATGAAACTAATGTCAGTGAAGGACAGATTGCAGAGAAAGaggtacatgggggtgtggaggtgaggGTCAGAGCTGACAACCAAGAttatgagcaggttcccaagcactgtgaccaggtacatggacagaaACAGTCCAAAGAGGACAGGCTGCAGTTCTGGATCCTCTGAGAGACCCAGGAGGAGGAACTCGATTGTTCCAGTTTGGTTTTCTGATTCCATGCTGTTGAGGAGTctgatgggaaaaaaattcagGAGATGCCACAGATCACAGATCCCTTATGTAGGAAGCTCTCAGAACTGTACTGTCCCTGTTTCAtcttccctctgcttctgcctctctctctcccatctcACCATCAGTTCTTCCTGCTGTCCACTCTCCTGCACTTTCCAATAATCCAAGTTTTACTTGTTGAAAACCTGATCTTTTTTCACattgcaccaaaaaaaaatagaatgaaatagaaaatggtaCATGGCTTTTTCCATGAGAATTCTCCAAATCCATAATAAGCAGAGGAAGAAACAATGTTAAATCTAAATCAGTAATAACAACTTCAATCAAGTCTTCACCTCAGGCTTCACTTCCAGGGCTTTCTTTGTAAGCAAGAAATGGTTTGGAACTGTAGGCAGAGGCTCAGTCCCCTCAATCCTATGATGGGGAAACCATTGTAAATGCCTCTGGGAACCATGCAGGGATGAGGAACaggaacacaaaatatttttgaatagggCTTGATGGATGAGGcactttatatttctattatgaTTTGTTTCTGCCATGCCCATAACCAGTGTACCACACATAGGACATTATTTTAGGGAAGGGACGGGTTAGCCAAATGTACAGAGATGAAAGAAGAACAGAACGCGttcttaaaaaagacaaaatttagc from Sciurus carolinensis chromosome 17, mSciCar1.2, whole genome shotgun sequence encodes the following:
- the LOC124967923 gene encoding putative gustatory receptor clone PTE03, producing the protein MESENQTGTIEFLLLGLSEDPELQPVLFGLFLSMYLVTVLGNLLIILVVSSDPHLHTPMYLFLCNLSFTDISFISTTVPKMLMNIQRQSKTISYAGCLTQVCLVLVFAGMENFLLAAMAYDRYVAICHLLRYSVIMNPHLCVLLILLSLSISIVDALLHSLMVLRLSFCTDLEIPHFFCELDQVIKLSCSDTLINNILFYLVSSIVCGVPILGIIYSYIKIVSSILRMSSAGGRHEAFSTCGSHLSVVSLFYGMDCGVYISSAVTDSFTNTAAASVVYTVVPPMLNPFIYSLRNRDMKEALRNLIIKRLFW